The DNA segment AAAATTGTTGCAGGGCGTCGAAAAAGCTCTCTTGTTGCAGAGGTTTAGTCAGAATATGGTCGACACCGGCTTGAATGAAGTTGTCATGAGCTTCACGGAAAACATCAGCCGTGTAGGCGAATATCAAGGTGTCGAGTTTTAGTTTCTCGCGGATGTACTGAGTGGTCTCGATCCCGTTCATTTCCGGCATGTGATTGTCCATCAAGATCAGGTCGTATTGATTGATTTTGAGGCGTTCAATTGCCAATTTACCATTCTCCGAAAGATCAACATGATGGCCGAGCTTTTCACAGAAGCCTTGTGCCACGATCGCATTAATACGATTGTCTTCCACCAATAAAATACGCAATGAATCACAAGTCAGGTTTTCTGTATTGATTACTGGTGTGACGATATCCCCTGTTTTTCCTTCTTGCCAAGCGATAGGTAGAGAAACTTGGAATTTTGTACCAAGCCCGACAGCGCTCGTCAGTGTTATTTCACCATTCATCAAGTTGACTAGATTCTTAACGATCGCGAGGCCAAGCCCCGTCCCGCCAAACTTTCTTGTGGTTGAAGTGTCAGCTTGTTCAAACGAATTAAAAATTTGCTCGTGTTTGTCCTTTGGAATGCCAATACCCGTGTCTGTTACCGTGAGAATAAGTTGGTTGTTTGGTCTGTTGAGATCCGCTTGAATGGACACGTGACCTTCTTTGGTAAATTTGGTCGCATTACCGCCCAAGTTGAACATGATCTGACGTAATCTTGCACAGTCTCCGATCAGCTGGATGCTTGTTGGTATATTATTTTCGATTAACAGGCGAATGCCTTTTTCATCGGCCAAAGGTTTAAGCGCGCTACGTACAGGTTGTATTACTTGGACAAAATTAAAGGGTGCAAAGTCTAACTCAAGCTTATTTTCTTCCACTTTCGAGAAATCTAATATGTCGTTGAGTATCGTCATTAAATGATGGCCAGAATCGAGAATGAGATCGATGTTCTCTTTTGTTTCCGGCTCTTGGGTTTGGCTGGCAATGATCTGGGAGATACCAAGTACTCCATTCATTGGCGTTCGAATCTCGTGGCTCATGGTCGACAGAAACTCGCTCTTAGCCTTTACCGCCGCTTCTGCTTTAGTTCTTTCTTCGACTAACTCCTGATTTTTCTCTCGCATTTCGCTGTCATTTTTTACGAGGTTTGTTGTCATTTTTTGAAAGCTTTGTGTGAGGAGAGCCACTTCGTCTTGGCTGTCGTTCTTTGAACCAAGTTCGAGAGTCGCAGCGCCTTGTTTCAAATGGCCAGCGGCAACTTGGTTCGCTGCTTGAAGTAGAGTGTGTAATCTTCGTTTAATTCGCTTGGACGACCACGTAGCGACAAGGAGTGAGATAAACACCGAAAACAGTGTTCCCAGAATGAGTACATAACTGGTTTGATTGGCTGAGCTTTCGGACTTGGCGACTCTGACACTGATAAGTTGTTGTTCAATTTCAATAAATTGAGCAATCTCTTGACGGATCTCATCAATCAGTCTTTTTCCGGTTCGCTGCTGAGTGAGATAGACAACACTTTGCATTTCAGCTTCACCTCTGTTCACGAGGTTGCGCTGCATGATCTCTTTCTCTCCTGATTTTTCTAGCCATGTGTTGTGGATAGCATCAATTCGATTAAGGCGTTCAACTTGAGGTGGGTTGTCACTCACTTGAGTCGCAAGGGTTTGAATTTTTTGAGGCCATACATCAAGTGCTAAGTAGTAGGGTTCTAAAAAAGCGAGGTCACCGGAGATCAGATAGCCACGCTGAGCCGTTTCCATGTCTACTGTTAGGCTGAGAAGTTCTTGAGCCCGAGCGATGGCTTTGTGTGTATGAACGACCCAATTATTGTCTTTCACAATATTTCGGGTGTTGTCGTGAACAGAAAAAGCAACGATAAGCATCAAAGCGATAGGAATAAAAAAGCTAACCAATAGCTTCTTCTGTAGGGATATGTTGTCAAACCAACCCGCGATCATAAAACAGCGCTCTCCATGTCGATGTCATTTCATTGTTAGTGTAGATGATAATCAGTAGCTAAGTGCGTAAATAGTTGCTAAGCGCACAAATGCATAGGTTGGGGGTGTAAGTCCTGCATATAAAGGGTATTTATGGAGCAACTAAAAGTCGTAATTATGTACCAAAGACAAAAAAGCTAGCCCGAATAAGCTAGCTTTCAACTGTATCATGGGCAGGTTGAGCCCTAAATCGCTTTTACGCTGCTTCGCTCTACAAGAGTCGGTTCTAGTTCAACGACTTGCGGGTAGGCGTCTGGCGTTTGTAGTCGGCTTAACAGGGTATCGACCGCCGCTTTACCTAAACGGTGCTTTGGCTGGTGGATTGTGCTTAAAGCGGGTGTCATGTACTTAGATAAGTGGATGTCATCGTAGCCAATGATAGACAGGTCATTTGGAATCAATGTGCCATCTTGAGCTGCCGCATGAATCACACCCATCGCCATCATGTCGTTACTAACGAACAAGGCCGAAGGCATTTGACCACGGGCTTTTAATGTTTGGTAAGAATCAAAGCCACCATCACATTCGAAGTTTGATTCAACAATCCACTTAGGGTTGATCTCTAAATTCGCTTCTTCCATTGCTTGTTTATAGCCTTGATAACGAGAAGAGGCTTGGTTGCGATGTAGTGGGCCAGTAATACAGCCAATATCCGAGTGACCATTATCGATCAGGTGTTTGGTTGCCATGTAGCCACCTTGATGCGAGTTGTCTTGGATTTTATCACTTGCGAACAGCATTGGACCCCAGTCCATTACCACGACAGGTAACTCTGGGTAGCGCTCGAACACATCGATATGTTGACCTTCAAGCGTTGAACACATCAGCATCAAGCCATCGACGCGCTTTTGTAGCAAGGTATCGATAGAGGATTTCATGCGTTCGCTGTCGCCTTCGGTGTTACACAAGATAAGGTTGTAACCTTTCTCGTAGCAACGACGCTCAACACCTTTTACTACCTCACCAAAGAATGGGTTGGTAGAGGTGGTAACCAGCATGCCCAAGGTTTTGGTTTGCTTCATTTTTAAGCTGCGAGCCAATGCAGACGGCGCGTAGTTGAGTTCTTTGGCCGCACTGTTAACACGCTCAGCAATCTCTTCACTGACAAAACGTGATTTGTTCATCACATGGCTCACGGTAGACGTTGAAACTTTTGCAACCCGAGCGATGTCTTTCATTGTTGCCATATAAAATCCTTGTGGGAATCACTTTTCCACGTTGGGCGATATTCTGCCTGAAAACAGGGGCTTATGCTTGTTATTTGTTGTTACCGATTAACAGTCAAAATCAAGCTAAGCAGACAGTTGCTCTGCCAAAAACGCATCGGTTTCAGCACGGCTTGGAATCGACGTTTGAGCGCCAAAGCGAGTCACTGAAATGGCAGCGGCAGCGTGAGCAAACTTAATCGCGCGTTCTAATGGCATGTCTTCAAGCAAGCCTGTGACTAATGCGCCATTGAAAGTATCACCAGCGGCGGTTGTATCCGTTGCTTCAACGCGGAAGCCTGCGATTAATTCACCTTCGCTAGCTTCATTACCTTGACCACGATGACTCACCCACACGCCTTTCGCGCCTAGCGTGATCATTACCGTTTCGATGCCTTTAGCATGCAGAGCCAAAGCTGCCTGATGAGCAGATGCGTTGTCCGTCACGGTAATGCCCGTCAGCACTTCTGCTTCGGTTTCGTTGGGTGTGATCACATCAACACAAGCAAGCAGTGAATCCGATAATGGACGAGCAGGTGCCGGGTTAAGAATCACTTGCGTGCCGCTCTCTTTTGCTACTTTTGCTGCGTATTCAATGCCTTCAATTGGCGTTTCAAGCTGAGTCAGTAGGTATTTAGCGCCGCGAATCTTCTCTAGATACGGTTCGATTTGGTCGCAAGTCAGCTTGTTGTTGGCTTCCGCAGAAAGACAAATGCTGTTTTCGCCCGTTGCTGATACTTGGATCATCGCGATGCCCGTCGGTGTGTTTTCTGCAACGATCACACCGTCGATGTTGATGCCATCTTTGGCAAAGTCTTGACGGATATTGATGCCAAATGGGTCGTCACCAACACAGGCGATAAAGCCAATGTCTGCGTTTAATCTTGCTGCTGCTACGGCTTGGTTTGCGCCTTTTCCGCCAGGGATGACCTGATAGTTACCGCCAATCAAGGTTTCACCCGGACGAGGGAACGAAGGAACTTGCAGTACGTGGTCAGCGTTAACGCTACCTAAAACAATCAGTTGAGTCATGATACGAGCCTTATGATATATCGTATTTGAAAATGCATGGGTCTTTCTCATGGTGTTGACTGCGCTCTCGTTTGTAAGCGGCATGAGAAACAGCGATGCACTGTCGGAGTTTTGCTTTTTGTCTTGAGCCAATGAGCTAAGCAAAGCAGGGGATAGGGGACCCCTGCTTTATATCGTGTTATCTAGTAACGATTACTTAGCGATGATTTTTAGAGGTACTGGTACGTACTCGTCTACTGTTTCACCTTTCAGTACTTTGTCTGCCATTTCAACACCTAAAGAACCTATTAGGTCAGGTTGTTGTGCAACCGTTGCGCCAAGTAGGCCACGGTTAACAGCAGCGATGCCGTCTTCAGTGCCATCAAAGCCAACGATCATTACGTCTTTACCTGAAGCTTGAACTGCGCGAAGTGCACCTAGTGCCATTTCATCGTTTTGAGCGAATACCGCTTGTACGTCTGGGTTAGCTGCAAGCAAGTTTTCCATTACGTTCAGACCTTTAGTACGGTCGAAATCAGCAGGTTGGCTTGCAAGAAGCTCAAGGTCGCTGCCGTTTACTGCGTTCATGAAGCCTTCACCACGTTCACGAGCAGCAGAAGTACCAGCAATACCTTCAAGTTGTATTACTTTTGCTTTCTCGCCTACTTTTTCCATGATGAAGTGACCTGCCATTTCGCCGCCGATTACGTTATCAGAAGCAATGTGGCTCACTACGTCACCACGGCTCGCGCCACGGTCTAGCGTTAGTACAGGGATGTTTGAACGGTTAGCAATACGAATAGCGTTAGATACTGCATCTGAATCTGTAGGGTTAATCAGGATTGCCTTAACACCACGAATGGTTAGATCTTCAATGTTCGAAAGCTCTTTGCTTGGGTCGTTTTGAGAATCAAGAACGATAAGCTTGTAGCCTAGCTCTTCAGCTTTCGCTTCTGCGCCATCTTTCATGGTTACGAAGAATGGGTTGTTCAATGTAGACAGAACGATTGCCATTGTATCTTGCGCCTGTGCAGACACAGATACCGTTGTAGAAAGAAGAGCAGCAGAAATAAGAGTCGCTAATTTTTTCATGGTGTAAGTCCTTTGTGTAGGGTGAGCTAGGAGGTGAGTCCTAGCTCGTAGTTACATTATTTATAGATTCTAATATTTTAAGGTAAAACAAACTGTTACTTTTATTAAACTAGAGTGTTACTTGTATTAACCTAGAGTGTGAATAGGTTTTATTTGTTTTTGTTGTCGACCAATACCGCCAGAAGAATAACCACTGCTTTTGCAATCATCTGGTAGTAAGAAGATACGTCTAATAGGTTTAGGGCGTTGTTTAGGAAGCCGATAATCAGAGCACCAATCAATGTGCCCATGATGCGGCCACGACCGCCGGCTAAGCTTGTTCCACCCAATACTACTGCGGCGATGGCGTCTAGCTCATAACCCATACCTGCGGTAGGCTGAGCTGATGACAAACGAGATGCCACGATGATGCCTGCAACCGCTGCTAACAGACCACAGATTGCGTAAACGCCGATTTTTACTTTGTCTACGTCGATGCCAGACAGGCGAGTTGCTGATTCGTTGCCACCCAGTGCGTAAACGTAGCGACCAAAACGTGTGTGGTTAAGTAGGTACCATACTGCAGCGAATACCACGGCCATGATCCATACTGGAACTGGGATGCCCATTGCGTAGCCTGTACCGAACCAAGCGAACGCGTCTGCTGTGTCAGTAAAGCCAGTCGAGATAGGACGACCATCTGTGTAAACCATGGTTACGCCGCGCAATAGAGTCATTGTTACAAGCGTTGCAATGAAGGCTTGAACCTTACCCTTGGCGATAATCACGCCACTGATCGCACCCAATGCTGCGCCTGCTACTAGAGCGGTTGGCACTGCGATCATCACTGGGATTTCCATGCCAATCATGCTGGCTGCGAAAGCACCACAAAGTGCAAGTACAGAACCAACACTCAAGTCGATACCCGCGGTTAAGATAACCAGTGTCATACCTACTGCGATAATGGCGTTAATCGAAGTTTGGCGCAGGATATTGAGGATGTTATCGACGGTGAAAAAGTTTGGGTTTAAGAAAGAAACGACAACAATCAGGAAGATCAAAGCAATCAATGACTTTTGATCAATCAGCCACTCTTTGCTGATTAACGGCTTTTTCTTTGGAGCTTCAGTTGTTTTGCTCATGGTTTTAGTACTCATGCTGCGTCCTCGTTGATCTTTTTACCGACCGCACACGCCAGTAATAATTCTTGGTTTGCTTCTTTAGCATCAAATTCACCGCTTACACGGCCTTCATGCATCACCATGATGCGGTCACTCATTCCTAACACTTCTGGCATTTCAGACGAGACCAAAATGATGCTCATGCCGTCGGCTTTAAATTTATTAATGAGTTGGTAAATCTCTTTCTTCGCACCGACATCGACACCACGAGTGGGTTCATCAAGAATCAGTACTTTTGGTTTGGTCATCAAGCCTTTAGCAATTGCGACTTTCTGTTGATTACCGCCAGAAAGGTTGCCAATTATTTGTTCGCGAGTCGGGGTTTTGATGTTGAACAGCTTGATGAAGTCATCAACTGCAATCACTTCATCTTTATGTTGGATTTGACCTTTCTTAGTCAGCAGATCCAGTGCACATAACGACATGTTTTCTTTCACTGAAAGTCCTAGCACAAGGCCATCGCCTTTACGGTCTTCAGAGATGTAAGCAATGCCATTGGCCAAGCCATCTTTCGGGCTTACAGGGTTGATGGTTTTGTTTTCTAGGTTGATGACGCCGCGCTCACTTGGAAGGGCACCGTAAATCACTTTCATCAGTTCAGTTCGGCCAGCACCCATAAGACCAGATACACCCAGGATTTCGCCGCGCTTCAGAGTAAAGCTCACGTCATGGACACCAGAACCCGTTAGGCCAATCACTTCAAGACAGGTTTCACCGTGGCTCTGGCCGATACGTGGATATTGCTCGTCCAACTTACGGCCAACCATCATTTCGATTAGGCCATCTTCGTCGGTGTCTTTTACTTCACACTGACCAATAAACTTACCGTCACGAAGCACGGTGATGTCATCGCAAATTTCGAAGATCTCTTTCAAACGGTGAGAGATGTAAACAATGCCGCAGCCTTCAGAACGTAGCTCGTTAATCACCTTAAATAGCGACTCAGTTTCGGTATCAGTGAGCGCATCGGTTGGTTCATCCATGATGATGACCTTAGATTCAAACGATAGGGCTTTTGCGATCTCTACCATTTGTTGCTCACCAAGGCTCAACTGACCTAAAGGTGTTTTTGAACTGTGTTTCACGTTAAGGCGTTTAAGTAGCTTGTCGGCTTCTTGGTACATCTCGTTCCACAAGATGCGACCCATGGTTCCCGTGATTTCACGACCTAAGAAGATGTTCTCGGCGATGGTTAACTCAGGAATTAGGTTCAGTTCTTGGTGAATGATACTAATGCCTGCTTGTTGAGAGTCACGCGGTCCTTTAAATGCAGCTGGTTTTCCTTGGTAAGCGATAGTGCCGCTGTCCAAGTGGTAGATACCCGTAAGCACTTTCATAAGCGTGGATTTACCTGCACCGTTTTCACCCATTAACGCCATTACGCGTCCTGGATAAACGTTGAGGCTTGCCTTATCCAGTGCTTTCACACCAGGGAAGGCTTTCTCAATTGAGCTAAGTTCTAAAATGGCTTGAGTCATGTCGGTTCCTTTACTCGGGGCCAGTTGTATTTGGTTGTGTCTATCTTTTTTCAGCAATGACGCTGGACTGTCTTTGCGTTTCGCTTGAGCTAAAACGTTACGCCAGCTTGGAAAATAACATTTGCGTATGGTGTGCACTCACCAGTGCGAATCACCGCGCGGCTTTCATGCGTACGCTCTTTGAATTCTTCATGAGTGATGTAAGTAATCGAAAGCGGTTTGCCGCAACGCGCTTCTTCTGTCTTGATCAAATCAATCAGCGCAGCGTGATGGTCTGGGCTTACTTTCGCAAACTCTTCTGCGATGACAACGCCTTCAATTTGAGATTCATCCAGCATGGTTTTTACTGTCTGCTGAAAACTTGGAACACCGTGAGTCAAAGCAAGGTCTATGCGAGTCACATGATCCGGAATCGGCAACCCTGCATCACAAATCGTGATTTCATCTGTATGGCCAAGAGTCGCCACTAGGTAAGAGAGCTCAGAGTTTATTAGGGTACTTTTTTTCATATCACGACCTATCGAAAAATAACGTTTAATGGGTTGAGAACAACTCAAGAAAAAGCCATCGAAACGTTTCGATAGTGATAATAGTGTGTGATTTATCATTTGCACGTTTGATTGTTTTAGAGTGTGATAACGATCATCGAAACGTTTCGATGGGGCGTTTTTTGGTGATCGCAATCACTTTCATCGGCAATTAAGAAGGTAAGGCAACGTAACGTTAACTTAAGGCAAAGGGAGCTAAAGTTTATTCACCGGAACATTTTGAACAGATTCTATAGGGGAGGTTTTAAGGGGTGTTTCTATTGCTACATATCCAGCTTCATTGGTATTGGGTATGACGAACAACGTATAGCCATATCGAGGAATCGTAACAATTTTGATGTTAGATGCTCTCAAGCGAACAAAAACATTCCTTAAGCAATAAATGACATTGGTTAGTGCTTGTGTCGGCACCGTTTCGTTTCCCCAACATGCGTTCACGATGTCTTTTCTAGGGATGGGTTGTCCGGCGCTTTTCGACAGTAGACAAAGCACGGAAAACAAGTGGTGACGTAAATAGATCTTGTTCCCCTGTTTGTTCGTGATGTTTCGAGTATCTACATTAAGAGTTAGGTCGCCAAAGTGGATTTCGTTATTCATTGTTTTTCGATCTTTCTCATTCTTCATTGTGGAGGAGTGGGTTGGGATAGCAGATAAAGCGCGCGGATTATGCAAAATAACGTCACTGTTGAAAGTAAGCATGCGTAAGTCTGCACGAATAAAATCTAAAAATGGGATGGTTTGAAAATTGCTGGGAGGTTTTTTTAAGAAATAGATAGATTTTATTTGTCTATTATTCAGATGGTTATTTAGCTATAACTGATTATGTTGTATGAGATTACAAAGTGATTATATATTTATTTATTTTTTTGTTTTCTGTGAGATTAACCTGCTTGCCAATTCGACGGGGTGTCGGATAACTCTAACAAGATTGTGCAGCACAGGAAGGCGTAACAATCTTGATTTGCATTAAGTAAGGTCAAGCCGTAATGAACAAAAAATTTCTTCTAAGCATCGCAATGATGTCAGTATTTTCAGCAAACAACGTAATGGCAGCGGACAGCGGTTTCTACCTAGGTGGTGCAATCGGTACGTCTGGTGTGGATGACGGTGGCATGTTTGATTCTGTAAATGTACCCGTTAGCTTTGAAGCAGAAGACAACACATATCGTTTGATTGCAGGTTACAAATTTAATCGCATCGTTGCGATTGAAGCGCAATACACGGACTTTGGTGATGTTGTTGCTAAATCACCAGGTCGTAATGATGGTTTCACTTGGACACCTCAAATCTTTTCAGTAACGGCTAATCTTGGTTACACGTTTGATAATGGCGTTCGTCCGTTTGGTACTATCGGTTTATCGACTATTGATCTAGACATGAAGCTTGCAGACGGCTCTCGCCCTTCAGAAAGTGGTTTTGATGATACGGGAGACGGCATCCGTATGGGTGTTGGTGTTGAATACACACCACCTACAATGTCTTCGTTGAGCTTTCGCCTAGCGTACGAAGCCGATGCTTTTGACATCGAAGATAACGACAACGGACACAAGACAGAAGAAACCGTTGTTCTGGACTCTTTTTACTTAGGCGCAATGTACACATTCTAAGTTTAACACCTTGCTAAACGGTAAATCGGTTCTAAATGGGGCGTCGGTTGGCTCAACCCGTTTGGCTAAAGTGGAAAGCCGCAGTTTTTGACTGCGGTTTTTTTCTGTCTGTTACAGCTTGCGTTTGTACATGTTCGGATTAGGTAAGACGCCTGTTTAAAAGCGAACCTGAATCAGGCAGTTAAGCTTCACGAATATGAGCGGTTACAGCAACGAT comes from the Vibrio splendidus genome and includes:
- the rbsA gene encoding ribose ABC transporter ATP-binding protein RbsA: MTQAILELSSIEKAFPGVKALDKASLNVYPGRVMALMGENGAGKSTLMKVLTGIYHLDSGTIAYQGKPAAFKGPRDSQQAGISIIHQELNLIPELTIAENIFLGREITGTMGRILWNEMYQEADKLLKRLNVKHSSKTPLGQLSLGEQQMVEIAKALSFESKVIIMDEPTDALTDTETESLFKVINELRSEGCGIVYISHRLKEIFEICDDITVLRDGKFIGQCEVKDTDEDGLIEMMVGRKLDEQYPRIGQSHGETCLEVIGLTGSGVHDVSFTLKRGEILGVSGLMGAGRTELMKVIYGALPSERGVINLENKTINPVSPKDGLANGIAYISEDRKGDGLVLGLSVKENMSLCALDLLTKKGQIQHKDEVIAVDDFIKLFNIKTPTREQIIGNLSGGNQQKVAIAKGLMTKPKVLILDEPTRGVDVGAKKEIYQLINKFKADGMSIILVSSEMPEVLGMSDRIMVMHEGRVSGEFDAKEANQELLLACAVGKKINEDAA
- a CDS encoding winged helix-turn-helix domain-containing protein — encoded protein: MNNEIHFGDLTLNVDTRNITNKQGNKIYLRHHLFSVLCLLSKSAGQPIPRKDIVNACWGNETVPTQALTNVIYCLRNVFVRLRASNIKIVTIPRYGYTLFVIPNTNEAGYVAIETPLKTSPIESVQNVPVNKL
- a CDS encoding porin family protein — translated: MNKKFLLSIAMMSVFSANNVMAADSGFYLGGAIGTSGVDDGGMFDSVNVPVSFEAEDNTYRLIAGYKFNRIVAIEAQYTDFGDVVAKSPGRNDGFTWTPQIFSVTANLGYTFDNGVRPFGTIGLSTIDLDMKLADGSRPSESGFDDTGDGIRMGVGVEYTPPTMSSLSFRLAYEADAFDIEDNDNGHKTEETVVLDSFYLGAMYTF
- the rbsD gene encoding D-ribose pyranase, which translates into the protein MKKSTLINSELSYLVATLGHTDEITICDAGLPIPDHVTRIDLALTHGVPSFQQTVKTMLDESQIEGVVIAEEFAKVSPDHHAALIDLIKTEEARCGKPLSITYITHEEFKERTHESRAVIRTGECTPYANVIFQAGVTF
- the rbsB gene encoding ribose ABC transporter substrate-binding protein RbsB, coding for MKKLATLISAALLSTTVSVSAQAQDTMAIVLSTLNNPFFVTMKDGAEAKAEELGYKLIVLDSQNDPSKELSNIEDLTIRGVKAILINPTDSDAVSNAIRIANRSNIPVLTLDRGASRGDVVSHIASDNVIGGEMAGHFIMEKVGEKAKVIQLEGIAGTSAARERGEGFMNAVNGSDLELLASQPADFDRTKGLNVMENLLAANPDVQAVFAQNDEMALGALRAVQASGKDVMIVGFDGTEDGIAAVNRGLLGATVAQQPDLIGSLGVEMADKVLKGETVDEYVPVPLKIIAK
- a CDS encoding substrate-binding domain-containing protein, coding for MATMKDIARVAKVSTSTVSHVMNKSRFVSEEIAERVNSAAKELNYAPSALARSLKMKQTKTLGMLVTTSTNPFFGEVVKGVERRCYEKGYNLILCNTEGDSERMKSSIDTLLQKRVDGLMLMCSTLEGQHIDVFERYPELPVVVMDWGPMLFASDKIQDNSHQGGYMATKHLIDNGHSDIGCITGPLHRNQASSRYQGYKQAMEEANLEINPKWIVESNFECDGGFDSYQTLKARGQMPSALFVSNDMMAMGVIHAAAQDGTLIPNDLSIIGYDDIHLSKYMTPALSTIHQPKHRLGKAAVDTLLSRLQTPDAYPQVVELEPTLVERSSVKAI
- a CDS encoding CHASE3 domain-containing protein, with product MIAGWFDNISLQKKLLVSFFIPIALMLIVAFSVHDNTRNIVKDNNWVVHTHKAIARAQELLSLTVDMETAQRGYLISGDLAFLEPYYLALDVWPQKIQTLATQVSDNPPQVERLNRIDAIHNTWLEKSGEKEIMQRNLVNRGEAEMQSVVYLTQQRTGKRLIDEIRQEIAQFIEIEQQLISVRVAKSESSANQTSYVLILGTLFSVFISLLVATWSSKRIKRRLHTLLQAANQVAAGHLKQGAATLELGSKNDSQDEVALLTQSFQKMTTNLVKNDSEMREKNQELVEERTKAEAAVKAKSEFLSTMSHEIRTPMNGVLGISQIIASQTQEPETKENIDLILDSGHHLMTILNDILDFSKVEENKLELDFAPFNFVQVIQPVRSALKPLADEKGIRLLIENNIPTSIQLIGDCARLRQIMFNLGGNATKFTKEGHVSIQADLNRPNNQLILTVTDTGIGIPKDKHEQIFNSFEQADTSTTRKFGGTGLGLAIVKNLVNLMNGEITLTSAVGLGTKFQVSLPIAWQEGKTGDIVTPVINTENLTCDSLRILLVEDNRINAIVAQGFCEKLGHHVDLSENGKLAIERLKINQYDLILMDNHMPEMNGIETTQYIREKLKLDTLIFAYTADVFREAHDNFIQAGVDHILTKPLQQESFFDALQQFSNRLPKQIKTEGSSDIENIVELHRKPIETLRLTEEEISQSEVIRILKDDTEGFSLLIDSTIIEFEQSVDRVIEYYLSKELEPLCRTLHSIKGMSLNLGLNMLSKQALELEVQAKDQQLPDIELLQKLLNRLTVNIHQAQRMKAVNSIERQTQMNDKT
- the rbsK gene encoding ribokinase; its protein translation is MTQLIVLGSVNADHVLQVPSFPRPGETLIGGNYQVIPGGKGANQAVAAARLNADIGFIACVGDDPFGINIRQDFAKDGINIDGVIVAENTPTGIAMIQVSATGENSICLSAEANNKLTCDQIEPYLEKIRGAKYLLTQLETPIEGIEYAAKVAKESGTQVILNPAPARPLSDSLLACVDVITPNETEAEVLTGITVTDNASAHQAALALHAKGIETVMITLGAKGVWVSHRGQGNEASEGELIAGFRVEATDTTAAGDTFNGALVTGLLEDMPLERAIKFAHAAAAISVTRFGAQTSIPSRAETDAFLAEQLSA
- the rbsC gene encoding ribose ABC transporter permease — encoded protein: MSTKTMSKTTEAPKKKPLISKEWLIDQKSLIALIFLIVVVSFLNPNFFTVDNILNILRQTSINAIIAVGMTLVILTAGIDLSVGSVLALCGAFAASMIGMEIPVMIAVPTALVAGAALGAISGVIIAKGKVQAFIATLVTMTLLRGVTMVYTDGRPISTGFTDTADAFAWFGTGYAMGIPVPVWIMAVVFAAVWYLLNHTRFGRYVYALGGNESATRLSGIDVDKVKIGVYAICGLLAAVAGIIVASRLSSAQPTAGMGYELDAIAAVVLGGTSLAGGRGRIMGTLIGALIIGFLNNALNLLDVSSYYQMIAKAVVILLAVLVDNKNK